One Nesterenkonia populi DNA window includes the following coding sequences:
- a CDS encoding serine/threonine-protein kinase yields MGERVGRYRLEEVIGVGSFATVHRASDDLLGDTVVVKLLAENHSLNPEIRERFIAEGRSLRKIHSPAVVTVHDMGESPRQQPYLVLEFADRGTLADRVRKLWAEGWRATREDMLAFARPLAEALEAVHRAKLVHRDLSPGNLLLATAPGAEGISGAGSTRLLGSDERLLLADLGMCKDLAVNSGLTVSGGTAGFRPPEQNGPGLVDTRADIWSMSAVLKWLAQQSDLPQTFYEVLGRGMRTDPSHRLQDAGAWLAEVERALAPPEPVPQALAADESDDAEPPVTTGPYYPPYTSDQPTQMISPQRPLPTTDGGTGRKSKRRRPLRSALAVCAVVALAAVVGLGAGWFLRGPGGLPAETENAALSISGPEEVQVGETATFEVRESQVEDWVWLLPTGTYQTAEEVSVTPTAPGWAEVVLRGRAADGTELEARRTIRVVE; encoded by the coding sequence ATGGGTGAGCGGGTGGGCCGCTACCGGCTCGAGGAAGTCATCGGTGTGGGGTCCTTCGCCACCGTGCACCGGGCCTCCGATGACCTGCTGGGCGACACCGTGGTGGTCAAGCTGCTCGCGGAGAACCACAGCCTCAACCCGGAGATCCGGGAACGCTTCATCGCGGAGGGACGCTCCCTGCGGAAGATCCACAGCCCCGCAGTCGTCACTGTTCATGACATGGGGGAGTCCCCGCGCCAGCAGCCGTACCTGGTGCTGGAGTTTGCGGACCGCGGCACGCTCGCGGACCGGGTGCGGAAGCTGTGGGCGGAGGGCTGGCGAGCCACTCGTGAGGACATGCTGGCCTTTGCGCGGCCCCTGGCTGAGGCGCTGGAGGCGGTGCACCGCGCCAAGCTGGTGCACCGCGATCTGAGTCCCGGCAACCTTCTGCTGGCTACGGCTCCCGGTGCTGAGGGGATCTCCGGGGCGGGGAGCACGAGGCTTCTGGGGTCGGACGAGCGGCTGCTGCTCGCGGACCTGGGCATGTGCAAGGACTTGGCGGTGAATTCTGGGCTGACCGTCTCCGGCGGCACGGCCGGCTTCCGGCCCCCGGAGCAGAACGGGCCTGGGCTGGTGGATACGCGGGCGGACATCTGGTCAATGTCCGCGGTGCTGAAGTGGCTTGCTCAGCAGTCGGATCTGCCGCAGACCTTCTACGAGGTGCTGGGCCGCGGGATGCGGACCGATCCGAGCCATCGGCTGCAGGATGCCGGGGCCTGGCTGGCTGAGGTGGAGCGGGCGCTTGCTCCGCCGGAGCCTGTCCCGCAGGCGCTCGCAGCGGATGAGAGCGACGACGCTGAGCCTCCCGTGACCACGGGCCCGTACTATCCGCCGTACACCTCGGATCAGCCTACCCAGATGATCTCCCCGCAGAGGCCTCTGCCCACCACGGACGGCGGCACGGGCAGAAAGTCCAAGCGGCGCCGTCCGCTGCGCAGCGCCCTGGCGGTGTGCGCCGTCGTCGCGCTGGCAGCGGTGGTCGGACTGGGCGCGGGGTGGTTCCTGCGCGGCCCGGGCGGGCTGCCGGCGGAGACCGAGAACGCAGCCCTGTCCATCAGCGGACCCGAGGAGGTCCAGGTGGGGGAGACCGCCACCTTTGAGGTCCGGGAGAGCCAGGTGGAGGACTGGGTCTGGCTGCTGCCCACCGGCACCTACCAGACGGCGGAGGAGGTCTCCGTGACGCCGACGGCACCGGGCTGGGCGGAAGTGGTCCTGCGCGGCCGGGCAGCGGACGGGACAGAGCTGGAGGCCCGCCGCACCATCCGAGTGGTGGAGTGA